In Zingiber officinale cultivar Zhangliang chromosome 3B, Zo_v1.1, whole genome shotgun sequence, a single window of DNA contains:
- the LOC121967400 gene encoding uncharacterized protein LOC121967400 isoform X4 yields the protein MSCPYSTAERRRDALLDANSPATDGSREPSLSRFPSSSSIRRCREPLKLPMPRATRAPPECRRRSISPPSFSPRIRSRYLILYPSPKVKLISSGFSSPFEVGSVIKVGENRFVALISDSNSSITVTYSSVAYLCFD from the exons ATGTCGTGCCCCTATTCCACCGCCGAGCGTCGCCGCGATGCACTGCTTGATGCCAATTCTCCAGCCACTGATGGATCCCGTGAGCCCTCCTTGAGCCgatttccttcctcttcctcgatCCGCCGGTGCCGAGAGCCACTCAAACTGCCGATGCCGAGAGCTACTCGTGCTCCACCCGAGTGCCGCCGAAGATCCATTTCTCCACCTTCCTTTTCCCCTCGCATCCGTAGCCGCTACTTGATCCTCTACCCGAGCCCTAAAGTCAAGTTGATTTCGTCGGGCTTTTCTTCGCCGTTTGAGGTGGGTTCTGTCATCAAGGTAGGTGAG AACCGATTCGTAGCTCTTATCTCCGATTCCAACAGCAGCATCACGGTCACATACTCATCGGTTGCTTACCTTTGTTTTGACT ga
- the LOC121967400 gene encoding uncharacterized protein LOC121967400 isoform X5, giving the protein MSCPYSTAERRRDALLDANSPATDGSREPSLSRFPSSSSIRRCREPLKLPMPRATRAPPECRRRSISPPSFSPRIRSRYLILYPSPKVKLISSGFSSPFEVGSVIKNRFVALISDSNSSITVTYSSVAYLCFD; this is encoded by the exons ATGTCGTGCCCCTATTCCACCGCCGAGCGTCGCCGCGATGCACTGCTTGATGCCAATTCTCCAGCCACTGATGGATCCCGTGAGCCCTCCTTGAGCCgatttccttcctcttcctcgatCCGCCGGTGCCGAGAGCCACTCAAACTGCCGATGCCGAGAGCTACTCGTGCTCCACCCGAGTGCCGCCGAAGATCCATTTCTCCACCTTCCTTTTCCCCTCGCATCCGTAGCCGCTACTTGATCCTCTACCCGAGCCCTAAAGTCAAGTTGATTTCGTCGGGCTTTTCTTCGCCGTTTGAGGTGGGTTCTGTCATCAAG AACCGATTCGTAGCTCTTATCTCCGATTCCAACAGCAGCATCACGGTCACATACTCATCGGTTGCTTACCTTTGTTTTGACT ga
- the LOC121967400 gene encoding uncharacterized protein LOC121967400 isoform X6, giving the protein MSCPYSTAERRRDALLDANSPATDGSREPSLSRFPSSSSIRRCREPLKLPMPRATRAPPECRRRSISPPSFSPRIRSRYLILYPSPKVKLISSGFSSPFENRFVALISDSNSSITVTYSSVAYLCFD; this is encoded by the exons ATGTCGTGCCCCTATTCCACCGCCGAGCGTCGCCGCGATGCACTGCTTGATGCCAATTCTCCAGCCACTGATGGATCCCGTGAGCCCTCCTTGAGCCgatttccttcctcttcctcgatCCGCCGGTGCCGAGAGCCACTCAAACTGCCGATGCCGAGAGCTACTCGTGCTCCACCCGAGTGCCGCCGAAGATCCATTTCTCCACCTTCCTTTTCCCCTCGCATCCGTAGCCGCTACTTGATCCTCTACCCGAGCCCTAAAGTCAAGTTGATTTCGTCGGGCTTTTCTTCGCCGTTTGAG AACCGATTCGTAGCTCTTATCTCCGATTCCAACAGCAGCATCACGGTCACATACTCATCGGTTGCTTACCTTTGTTTTGACT ga
- the LOC121967400 gene encoding uncharacterized protein LOC121967400 isoform X3 gives MSCPYSTAERRRDALLDANSPATDGSREPSLSRFPSSSSIRRCREPLKLPMPRATRAPPECRRRSISPPSFSPRIRSRYLILYPSPKVKLISSGFSSPFENRFVALISDSNSSITVTYSSVAYLCFDCEFDSASTAQLVC, from the exons ATGTCGTGCCCCTATTCCACCGCCGAGCGTCGCCGCGATGCACTGCTTGATGCCAATTCTCCAGCCACTGATGGATCCCGTGAGCCCTCCTTGAGCCgatttccttcctcttcctcgatCCGCCGGTGCCGAGAGCCACTCAAACTGCCGATGCCGAGAGCTACTCGTGCTCCACCCGAGTGCCGCCGAAGATCCATTTCTCCACCTTCCTTTTCCCCTCGCATCCGTAGCCGCTACTTGATCCTCTACCCGAGCCCTAAAGTCAAGTTGATTTCGTCGGGCTTTTCTTCGCCGTTTGAG AACCGATTCGTAGCTCTTATCTCCGATTCCAACAGCAGCATCACGGTCACATACTCATCGGTTGCTTACCTTTGTTTTGACTGTGAGTTTGATTCTGCTTCTACTGCTCAATTGGTTTGCTGA
- the LOC121967400 gene encoding uncharacterized protein LOC121967400 isoform X1, giving the protein MSCPYSTAERRRDALLDANSPATDGSREPSLSRFPSSSSIRRCREPLKLPMPRATRAPPECRRRSISPPSFSPRIRSRYLILYPSPKVKLISSGFSSPFEVGSVIKVGENRFVALISDSNSSITVTYSSVAYLCFDCEFDSASTAQLVC; this is encoded by the exons ATGTCGTGCCCCTATTCCACCGCCGAGCGTCGCCGCGATGCACTGCTTGATGCCAATTCTCCAGCCACTGATGGATCCCGTGAGCCCTCCTTGAGCCgatttccttcctcttcctcgatCCGCCGGTGCCGAGAGCCACTCAAACTGCCGATGCCGAGAGCTACTCGTGCTCCACCCGAGTGCCGCCGAAGATCCATTTCTCCACCTTCCTTTTCCCCTCGCATCCGTAGCCGCTACTTGATCCTCTACCCGAGCCCTAAAGTCAAGTTGATTTCGTCGGGCTTTTCTTCGCCGTTTGAGGTGGGTTCTGTCATCAAGGTAGGTGAG AACCGATTCGTAGCTCTTATCTCCGATTCCAACAGCAGCATCACGGTCACATACTCATCGGTTGCTTACCTTTGTTTTGACTGTGAGTTTGATTCTGCTTCTACTGCTCAATTGGTTTGCTGA
- the LOC121967400 gene encoding uncharacterized protein LOC121967400 isoform X2 yields the protein MSCPYSTAERRRDALLDANSPATDGSREPSLSRFPSSSSIRRCREPLKLPMPRATRAPPECRRRSISPPSFSPRIRSRYLILYPSPKVKLISSGFSSPFEVGSVIKNRFVALISDSNSSITVTYSSVAYLCFDCEFDSASTAQLVC from the exons ATGTCGTGCCCCTATTCCACCGCCGAGCGTCGCCGCGATGCACTGCTTGATGCCAATTCTCCAGCCACTGATGGATCCCGTGAGCCCTCCTTGAGCCgatttccttcctcttcctcgatCCGCCGGTGCCGAGAGCCACTCAAACTGCCGATGCCGAGAGCTACTCGTGCTCCACCCGAGTGCCGCCGAAGATCCATTTCTCCACCTTCCTTTTCCCCTCGCATCCGTAGCCGCTACTTGATCCTCTACCCGAGCCCTAAAGTCAAGTTGATTTCGTCGGGCTTTTCTTCGCCGTTTGAGGTGGGTTCTGTCATCAAG AACCGATTCGTAGCTCTTATCTCCGATTCCAACAGCAGCATCACGGTCACATACTCATCGGTTGCTTACCTTTGTTTTGACTGTGAGTTTGATTCTGCTTCTACTGCTCAATTGGTTTGCTGA